A stretch of Lachancea thermotolerans CBS 6340 chromosome D complete sequence DNA encodes these proteins:
- the OPT1 gene encoding oligopeptide transporter OPT1 (highly similar to uniprot|P40897 Saccharomyces cerevisiae YJL212C OPT1 Plasma membrane transporter that transports tetra- and pentapeptides and glutathione member of the OPT family) yields the protein MLYKEATSSTEAAMHRSSEDKSPAHNSNHLKMGKEVKIVDTLQVVEHGENSSDSSSLGQELSPGGSHVTYLSRGHLANEGAGAEGKTEQEIIEEEELTEQTVWEGNVSLLQNSPFPEVRATVPPTDDPTIVLNHWRTWFLTTVFVIVFAGVNQFFSLRYPSLSINFLVAQVVCYPVGKILALLPEWDCPRCPWFNLNPGPFTKKEHAVVTIAVALTSSTAYAMNILIAQTNFYNMKLSAGYMILLVWTSQMLVYGAAGLTRRWVVSPAACIWPQTLISVSLFDSLHNRSIDKTKVNGWSMSRYRFFVTVFSASFVWYWVPGFLFKGLSYFNVVLWGPKTRHNFIANTIFGVESGIGALPITFDYTQISQALTGSVFATPYWVSANSCASAVLFFVIILPILYFTNTWYAKYMPVISGSTYDNTQQKYNVSRILNSDYSINFEKYKSYSPLFVPFSYLLSYALNFAAVIAVFVHCFLYNGKEIKNKFRNKNYGGQDIHMRLYSQNYKDCPDWWYVVLQVIMIALGFVAVCAFNSHLPAWAFVVALAISFVNFIPQGILEAVTNQHVGLNIITELICGYMLPFRPMANLLFKLYGFIVMRQGLELSRDLKLALYMKVPPRLIFAVQIYATVISGLVNVGIQEWMRSNIKELCSSTQPDGFTCNNGRTIFNASIIWSMPKYLFSPGRIYNPIMWFFLIGLVVPIIVFVLQKKFKGNEMLKFCHSPVFFAGPGNIPPSTPYNYTLYFALSWALNTIRKRFPRWFSKYNFVMGAGVETGVALAVVIIFLCVQYPGGSLNWWGNNVYKNTYDHNYRKFYNLKKGEKFGYDKWW from the coding sequence ATGTTATATAAGGAGGCAACCAGTTCAACTGAGGCGGCTATGCATCGAAGCTCTGAAGACAAGTCACCAGCTCACAATTCTAATCACCTCAAAATGGGAAAGGAGGTGAAAATTGTCGACACACTTCAAGTGGTCGAACATGGGGAAAACTCTAGCGATAGCAGCTCTCTGGGGCAGGAACTTAGCCCTGGGGGATCACATGTCACATACCTCTCTAGAGGTCATCTAGCGAATGAaggcgcgggcgccgaGGGGAAAACTGAGCAGGAAAttattgaagaggaagagctcaCTGAGCAAACTGTTTGGGAAGGGAACGTTTCACTTCTACAAAACTCTCCCTTTCCGGAGGTTCGTGCCACGGTCCCACCAACAGACGACCCTACGATTGTGTTGAATCACTGGAGGACCTGGTTCTTGACTACAGTCTTTGTGATAGTGTTCGCGGGTGTCAACCAATTTTTCTCGTTACGCTATCCCTCGCTTTctatcaactttttggtcGCTCAGGTTGTTTGTTATCCTGTTGGAAAAATTCTAGCACTGCTCCCCGAGTGGGATTGCCCTCGTTGCCCCTGGTTCAACCTCAATCCAGGTCCATTCACTAAAAAGGAGCACGCAGTTGTTACAATTGCTGTCGCTCTGACCTCTAGTACTGCGTACGCCATGAATATTTTGATTGCACAAACAAATTTTTACAACATGAAGCTTTCAGCAGGTTACATGATTCTACTTGTATGGACCTCCCAAATGTTGGTATACGGAGCAGCTGGGCTAACCCGAAGATGGGTCGTTTCGCCAGCGGCTTGCATATGGCCCCAAACACTTATTTCGGTCTCACTTTTTGATTCCTTGCACAACAGGTCTATTGATAAGACTAAGGTGAATGGCTGGAGCATGTCCCGTTACAGGTTTTTTGTCACGGTGTTCTCGGCTAGTTTTGTATGGTACTGGGTTCCAGGGTTTCTGTTCAAGGGTTTATCTTATTTCAATGTGGTCCTCTGGGGCCCTAAGACCAGGCACAATTTTATCGCTAACACCATCTTTGGTGTTGAAAGTGGCATTGGTGCTCTACCTATCACTTTTGACTATACACAAATCTCTCAAGCGTTAACTGGCTCTGTTTTCGCCACACCCTACTGGGTCAGTGCGAACTCATGCGCCTCAGCTGTTCTGTTCTTCGTTATCATTTTGCCAATCCTCTACTTCACCAATACTTGGTACGCAAAATACATGCCAGTCATCTCGGGAAGCACTTACGACAATACTCAGCAGAAGTACAATGTCAGCAGGATTCTCAACTCAGACTATTCTATTAACTTCGAAAAATACAAATCGTATTCTCCCCTATTCGTCCCTTTCTCATACTTACTGAGTTATGCACTTAACTTTGCAGCCGTAATCGCTGTATTTGTTCACTGCTTCCTCTACAATGGAaaagagatcaaaaacaaatttAGAAACAAGAACTATGGGGGGCAGGACATCCACATGAGGCTATATTCCCAAAACTACAAGGACTGTCCTGATTGGTGGTACGTTGTTTTACAGGTTATCATGATAGCCTTGGGTTTTGTTGCAGTTTGCGCGTTTAACTCGCACCTTCCTGCTTGGGCTTTTGTGGTTGCACTTGCGATTTCCTTCGTGAACTTTATCCCCCAAGGTATTTTAGAGGCAGTTACAAATCAACACGTCGGCTTGAACATTATTACTGAGTTGATTTGTGGCTACATGTTGCCATTTAGACCTATGGCTAACCTCCTCTTTAAGCTATACGGATTCATTGTAATGAGACAAGGTCTCGAGCTGAGCAGGGATCTGAAGCTCGCACTTTACATGAAAGTACCTCCACGTCTAATATTTGCTGTTCAGATTTACGCCACTGTCATATCGGGACTGGTCAATGTTGGAATTCAAGAGTGGATGAGATCGAATATCAAGGAATTGTGTTCATCCACTCAACCGGATGGTTTTACATGCAACAATGGCCGCACAATCTTCAACGCTTCCATTATCTGGTCCATGCCTAAGTACTTGTTTTCCCCGGGTCGCATATACAACCCCATCATGtggtttttcttgataggGCTTGTTGTACCTATCATTGTCtttgtgcttcaaaagaagttcaagggAAATGAAATGCTGAAGTTCTGCCATTCACCTGTCTTTTTCGCAGGGCCAGGCAACATTCCACCCAGCACCCCTTATAACTACACCCTATATTTTGCCTTGTCGTGGGCGCTTAACACAATCAGAAAAAGGTTTCCTCGGTGGTTCAGCAAGTACAACTTTGTTATGGGTGCTGGCGTCGAGACTGGAGTGGCTTTAGCTGTGGTTATAATTTTCTTGTGCGTTCAATATCCTGGTGGCTCGCTGAACTGGTGGGGGAACAATGTTTACAAGAACACTTACGATCACAATTATCGGAAGTTTTACAACTTAAAGAAAGGGGAGAAGTTTGGTTATGACAAATGGTGGTGA